A window of Gossypium raimondii isolate GPD5lz chromosome 7, ASM2569854v1, whole genome shotgun sequence genomic DNA:
CTGAAGATAGCTAGAAGTAAGTTGGGCTATCACTATGAGGTGGAAGAGAAATATTGGGCCATGAGGGCGCGGACACAGTGGCTGAAGGAGGGGGATAGGAATACCCGCTTCTTTCATGTGAGGGCGTCGAGTCGCAGATCAAAGAATAGAATTGACAGAATTAAAGATGAGCAGGGTGTGTGGCACGTGGATAAGAAGGAGATTTGCCAGATTGCTTggaattattttgataatttgtttaAATCGCCGACTTATGAGGGGAATGATAGTGACATGCACTTGATCCCTAGGTGTATTGATGAGGACGTTAACAAGAGACTGCTGGACGACTTCACTGACGGCGAAATCATTaaggctttcaaccaaatggaCCCCCGTAAGGCCCCTGGCATCGACGGGCTTTCGGGCAGCTTTTTCAAGGAAAATTGGTCTACCGTTGGGAAAGACGTGCTGAGCCTGTGTCACTCTATCCTTAAAGGCAACAGAAGCGCCGAGTGTATCAATGAAACCTTAATTGTTTTGATCCCCAAAATCAAGAATCCTTGTGATATGTCTAACTTTCGTCCGATTAGCCTTTGTAGGGTGGTTTACAAAATTATTGCAAAGGTGCTGGCTAACCGGTTAAAAGAGAACCTCCACCTCTGTATTAGCCAGTACCAGAGTGCTTTTGTCCCTAATCAGATGATCCATGATAATGTATTAGTGGCCCATGAATTGGTTCACAACCTTcgcaattttaaaaaagggtcGAACAAGGGTTATGTGGTTAAGCTCGACATGAGCAAAGCCTACGACAGGGTGGATTGGGACTTTCTTAAAAATGTGATGCTGAAAATGGGTTTTGCTCATGAGTGGGTGCATATTATTATGGACTGTGTCTGTACTGTTCGATATAGAGTTAAATGCAATATGACCCTCTCTGAGCTTATTGTCCCGAAAAGGGGTCTTAGACAAGGAGATCCCCTTTCCCCTTTCCCCGTACTTGTTTCTTTTTTGCATGGATGCCTTGTCTCGCATGTTAACCCATGCTCAAGAGACTAAGAGTATTAAAGGCATTAAGGCTAGTAAGAATGGCCCGAGTATTAATCATCTTTTCTTTGCTGATGATGCTTTATTATTTGTTAGGAATTCAAAGCATGAAGCAAAGGCTGTCATGAAGATTCTGGAAACTTTCGAAAAGAGGTCGGGCCAAAGTATCAATTTAGACAAGTCGATGATCTATTTCAGCCCCAACACCCCGAACGTGAATCGCAAAACCTTAAGCAGATTGCTGAAAATAAAGATGGTGGATAACTTTGATGGTTATCTTGGTCTACCTATCCCGGTGGGTAAGAAAAAATCGATGGTCTTTCAGAATATTATTGATCGTGTTGCCAATAGGATTAACAGTTGGTCTAAGAGACTCTTATCTAATAGTGGTAAGGAAATCTTTATTAAAGCAATTCTACAGTCGATCCCGACCTATGCCTTCTCGATTTTCTTTATCCCGGACGGTGTCATTAATAAGATTCAGTCCTTGATCCGGAGGGTGTGGTGGGGGGGGTAAGGATAGTAATAGGGGGTGGAATATGCTGGCCTGGGAAAGGATGTGCCTTCCGAAGGGTATGGGAGGACTGGGCTTCAGAGATCTTAGGCGTTTTAACGTTGCTTTATTAGGCAGACAGGTGTGGCGGCTTATGAGTTGTAAAGACTCGCTTTGTTACAAAGTTTTAAGGGCTAAGTACTTCCCAGATGGCGACGTCTTTCATTCAAAGTGGGTCGACAAACCCTTTTTTACTTGGCGGAGTATCCAAAAGGCGACCACTTGGCTTCAGGAGGGCTTCGGATGGAGGGTGGGGAATGGCTGCAATATTGACATTTGGAAGGATAACTGGGGTTTCGAAGGCTTATCCGGTGATTCCATCCGTATCGATAGAAGGGAGGTTCAGGAGAACATGGTGTGTGATCTTTTGAACAGTAACAAAGATGGATGGAACGAATGTAGAGTGAAGGTGATTTATGGGGAGAATATGGGGGACTATATTGGTAAAATTCCCTTTCTTTCTAATGGCCCGGATGATTTACGTATATGGTTTCATAATCCCCAGGGTTCTTACTCTACCAAGTCAGCTTACTCCTGGATGACTTTGAAGAATGTGGGCTACGGCCCCCACCGTTTTTTCTGGAACCTTACTTGGAAACTGCAAACCTTGccaaaaattaagattttctgCTGGTGCCTAGGGCATGACATTCTACCTACTTATGAGAATATCTCTCAAATCCGGAGGGATGTCAACAGTATGTGCCCGATATGTGGTGTTGAGAGGGAAACCCTTGTTCACTCTTTGAGATAGTGCCTTAGTGTCAGGGCAGTGCTGCGCTATGGGGGGTTAAATCAAAAGTTATTCGAGGGTACTTATGACCGGTGCGTGGACTGGATCGAGGATACTGCCCGCGTGATGGACAAGAAGGCTATGTCGGATTTTATTTCTCCCCTCTGGAATATTTGGAATAGTAGAAACAGCAAAGTTTTTCGTAATATAGAGGAGGATGCCAAGGTGACATGGGACAGGGCTGCGGCTTTAAATAGGGACTTTCGTATCTTTAATCTGTTGGACAGGCCGATGATACCTAAGCCTATTGTGGAAAGGGATTGGCAGAAATCTGAGTCAGGAGTTATCAAGATTAATTTCGATGCTACTATCCATGAGAATATGGGGTGGTACGGTCTGGTGGCAAGGGATACAGATGGTTTCGTTCTTGGGGGGCGTGTGGGCATGTCTAACAATGTTTCGAGTATTGAGTGGGCGGAGACGCATGCCATGGAAGTGAGTATCAATTACGCCCGTTCCAAAAACTGGAAGTACGTGGCGATTGAGTCAGATTGCGCAAGTATTGTTAACCGCTTCAACAGCAGTAAGGAGGACTTCACCTTGATGGGCCACCAGTTGAAAGAAATTCGGAAGTTCACAGTTGGTTTCAATTTCTTTACAGTTAAATGGGTCCCAAGGTGTTGTAACAGAGTTGCTGATGCCCTGTGTAAATGGGCAAACCTTAACAAGAGCTGTATGGACTTTAACATGGATTTTCCAACGGAAATCCACGATATTGTTCTTAATGATGcgattaaataaagttttaaccttcgggttttctttcaaaaaaaatgaatccgttagggactaaaatgtggcTTGAATGAATTGATACGAAATAATTAAGATGGCCAACATTGACAAAgtataagatatatatatatagcttagCAAGTTCACATGTTAGTTGTTTAAATGTGAAGGTTGGACTTAACGAAAAGTTTGTAATTTCGGTTTGGAGCATCACATCAACATTTGAGGTTTTGAAGTTGTAATTATTACTTGTATTTTGGCATCTAC
This region includes:
- the LOC105764440 gene encoding uncharacterized protein LOC105764440; its protein translation is MDKKAMSDFISPLWNIWNSRNSKVFRNIEEDAKVTWDRAAALNRDFRIFNLLDRPMIPKPIVERDWQKSESGVIKINFDATIHENMGWYGLVARDTDGFVLGGRVGMSNNVSSIEWAETHAMEVSINYARSKNWKYVAIESDCASIVNRFNSSKEDFTLMGHQLKEIRKFTVGFNFFTVKWVPRCCNRVADALCKWANLNKSCMDFNMDFPTEIHDIVLNDAIK